Genomic window (Cryptosporangium phraense):
CCGCGCGAACCTCACCCCGCTGATCGGCACCCAGGACGCGGCGCGCGAATTCCAGCGGTTCCTCACCTCGCTGCGCGCCCGCGACCTGCTCGCGGTCGAGGCCGAGCTGTCCCGACTGGAGGTGCCCACGCTGATCGTCTGGGGCACCGCCGACATCTTCTTCCGTCGCAAGTGGGCGTACTGGCTGCGGACGACGATCCCGGGCGCCACCGGGGTCGTCGAGGTCCCCGGCGGCAAGCTGTTCTTCCCCGACGAGCGGGCGAACGAGCTGGTCGAGGCGTTACGCCGCCACTGGTCCTAACGCCGCAGCACGAAGAAGGCCACCACCGCCGCGACCAGCAACACCCCGGCCAGCACAGCGAAGAAGATCTTCACCCAACTGAACGGCCGATCGCCAGCCACCTCGGCGGTGCGCCCGTTGATCAGCACCTGGTACGTCTTGCCCGCGTACAGGTACGCACAGATCCACACCGGCAGCAGCATCAGCTTGAACATCACGCGCGAGTAGCTGGTGTTCACCGAGTGGACCCGCTGCTCGTCCCCGCCGATGTCCCGGCGGCAGTCCTGCTCGATCGTCGACGCCATCCGCGCGCGGGCGACGTCCATGCCCTGCTCGGGCTCGACGTCGTACCGCAGCGTCTGGTGCCCGGCCAGGAAGTTCTGGTCGTAGGGCCTGGCGTCGGTGAGCGGCCAGGGCTCGAGCGCGTCCAGCCGCTCCGGCGGCACCTTGCCGGTACCGCGGACCAGCAGGTCGTCGAAGTCGCGCGACACGGACCCGCTGGCCGGCCACCACTGCGTCCGGCGGACCTGGCGCTCCTCGGTGCGCTCGTTCCCGTTGTCGTCCCGGACCGTGTAGTACTCGGTCTCGTAGTAGTACTCGCCGCGCTCGCCGGTGTAGCTGGAGTGCGTCGACGCGTCGTACGTCCAGTGCGGGAGGTACGTGCTGCGGACGGTCTCCGCGGTCGTGACCTTCTTCAGCTGGTTCGGCGCGAACCAGCGGCTCTTCACCCACACCTGCAGCGCGTCGCGCACGCCGGCCCGGTCGACGGTGAACGGCAGCACCGCCTCGGGCACGACCATCTGCCCGGAGTCGACGTCGGCCACGACCGGGGCGCCGCAGAACTGACACCGGTCGGAGATCGCGTCCGACTCGGTGACCGCGCCGCACCCCGGGCAGGTGAAGACGTGCGCGGCCAGCGTCGCGATCGGCTTCCGGGGCAGCCGGACGAACTCGTCCCAGGAGTGTTCCCGGACGGCCCGGTCGGCCGCGATCCGGATGTGCTGCTCGCTGCCGCAGTACGGGCACCGCAGGGCCTCGGTGCCGGGCGCGAACTCCAGGTTCGCGCCGCAGTTCGTGCAGGGGAAGACCCGCTGCGTCTGAGGTGCGCTCACTGGGGTGGCAACGGCGGAGGGACGGAGCCGAGCACGCCGGCCAGCTCGGGCACCTGCTCGGCCGGGAGCCAGGAGGCCATGCCCTGCTTCCACACCAGCGTCGAGCGGGTGAGCGCACCGGACGCGGCCTGTCCACGCAGCGCGGCCTCGTCGAACGGCCCGGCCTGCTGCCCGTTGGCGCCGAGGTACCACGCCGACGTCGGCAGCGGAGGCGGCCCGGCCGCGGCCGGGGGAGCCTGCTGGTTCAACGACTGCGCCATCCGCTGACCCGCGGCCATCCCCAGCCCCAGCCCGAAGCCCTCGCCGGCCCCGCCACCGGGGTTGTTGGCGGCGTCCTCGATCGCGTTCGCGGTCTGGAACTTCGTGTACTGGTCGAGGTTGCCGAGCACGCCCATCTGGGTGCGCTTGTCGAGCGCCTGCTCGACCTCCGGCGGCACCGAGATGTTCTCGATGATGAACCGGGGGATCACGATGCCGATCGGCGCGAGCTCCTCGCTCAGCACGCCGGCCAGCCGCTGGCCGATCTCCTGCTGGTGCGCGGCCAGGTCGATCATCGGGACCTGCGCCGTCGCCAGCGCGCTGCCCAGGTGGCTGACCGTCAGCTGCCGGAGGTACTCGGCCACCTCTTCGGTGCGGAACTGCGGGTCGGTGCCGACCAGCTCGGTCAGCAGCTTCTTGGGGTCGGCCACCCGCACCGCGTACGCCCCGAACGCCCGCAGGCGCACCACGCCGAACTCGGGGTCGCGCACCGTCACGGGGTTCTGCGTGCCCCACTTCATGTCGGTGAAGACCCGGGTGTTGACGAAGTACACCTCGGCCTTCCACGGCGAGTTGAACCCGTACTTCCAGCCCTTGAGCGTCGACAGGATCGGCAGGTTCTGGGTCTCGAGCGTGTAGGTGCCCGGCCCGAACGCGTCGGCGATCTGGCCCTCGTTCACGAACACCGCGACCTGCGACTCCCGCACGATGAGCTTGGCGCCCATCTTGATCTCGTTCTGGTAGCGCGGGAACCGCCAGACGATCGTGTCGCGGCTGTCGTCCAGCCACTCGATGATGTCGATGAACTCGCCGCGGATCTTGTCCATCAGGCCCATCGGATCTTCTCCCCACTCGGATTCGCCACACCTGTGTAGCAGGCGACTCCGATAGTTCCCCATGCGGTCGGGCGGTTGCGCCCGGTTTGGGGCCCGCGAGAGTCAGCTATCCATCAGGTCCGCGGTGGTTGCTCTTGCTTTTCTTTACGCCTGCCTGGCTGGCCTTCTGCCTCCCGCTCCCGTAGCGCGCGGCCCGATCGCCGGCCGGCCCGCCCACCCGTGCCCGGTTGCTCACCCACCCTCAGATTGCTGGGGGTATGCATGGCCCGGTACCCGCCTCCGCGCCACGGCGCCGGCCGGTTACGCCCGGTACGGCCACTGCGCCCCGAAGCCCTCGCGCTGGTCCCGAGGCACACGCCTGCCCCTGATCCGCCCGTCATCTTTTTCGCGGTTCCGGTTGGGGACTTTGTGGTCGCCCGGTCTGGCATGACTGACTGTCCTTGTCGTTGGGATGATCGGGGGGGTGTTGTCACCAGGCCGGGTGGCGTCGACGGACCGCTGATAGGGACACGGCCGACCGCTGTCTTGGTAGGTCTCTTCGTCACGTGGCTGCCGGCGGGGCCGCAGAAGAGAGCGAGGCGTGCACGCGCACCGGCCGGACTGTTAGGTGTTTCTCGGACTGGACGTCGGAAAGGACGGGCATCACGCGACCGCGCTGAGCCCGAGCGGGAAGCGGCTGCCCGAGGCGCCGCTGCCCAACGATCAGGCCCGGCTGGTCGAGCTGTTCGAGCGCCTGGGCCGCCACGGACGCGTGCTGGTGGTCGTCGATCAACCGGCGTCGATCGGTGCCCTGTCGGTCGCGGTCGCCCGCGCCCAAGGCCACGACGTGGCCTATCTGCCCGGTCTAGCGATGCGCCGGCATCGCCGATCTGCATCCCGGGCAGGCCAAGACCGATGCCCGCGACGCGCACGTCATCGCCGACGCGGCCCGCACCATGCCCCACACCCTCCGGCGCGTCGACGTCGGCGACGAAGCCCTCGCCGAACTCGAAGTGCTGGTCGGGTTCGACGACGACCCGGCCGGCGAGGCGACCCGGATCAGCGACCGCATCCGCGGGCTCACCCAGATCCACTCCGCCGCCGAACGAGTGCTGGGCCCTCGCGTCGCGCATCCGGCCGTCCTCGAGCTGCTGTCCCGCTTCGGCGGACCCACCGGACTGCGCAACGCCGGCCGCCGACGTCTGATCAGCATCACGATCCAACCCGGCCCACGCATCGGCGCGAAACTCGGAACCGATCTGCTCACGGCTCTCGACCAGCAGACCGTCACCGTTCCAGGCGCCGCCGCGGCCGAAACAGTGCTGCCCGAGCTGGCCGACTCGCTACGCACCGTCCTGCACCAGCGCGCCGAGCCCGCGATCCAGGTCGAGGAACGGCTCGATGCCCACCCTCTCGCCGCGGTCCTGACCTTGATGCCCGGCATCGACGTCAGGACCGCCGCCCGCATCCTGCTCGAAGTCGGCGACGCCAGCTCCTTCCCCACCTCCGGGCACCTCGCCGCCCACGCCGCCCTCGCCCCGGTCACCCGCCGATCCCGGGTCCAGCATCCGCGGAGAACACCCAGAGGCGGCAACAAAAACCTCAAACGCGTGTTCTTCCTCGCCGCGTTCGCCAGCCTCGCCGACCCCGCCTCCCGGGCCTACTACGGCCGTAAACGCGCCGAAGGCAAACGCCACAACGCCGCCCTCATCTGCCTCGCCCGACGCCGCTGCGACGTCCTCCACGCCAGCTCCGCAACCGGACCACCTACCAACCGCGCCCAGCGACAGCCGCTTGACGAAATACATAGGGACCCCCGGCGGGTCACCCGATCGACCGCGCACCGGCCGGCGCCCCGAATTCGATCCCCAGCTCACCCGCTGCGGCGTCTTGCTGCTCATCGGGCCTTCCGGCCGGCCATCGAATCGGTCGACCAGATCCGGAAAGCCAATTCGCGCTCGAAGACCACGGCGCGCACCGTGGATCGCGGTCGGCGCCCGCGCCACCCGATGCCCCCCAGCGCTGACCGCCACGACCCGGCACCACAACCGCGCCGATCGACCAGTCACCGGCCCCGTGCGGCGAGTAGGAGCGCGCGTTCGAGGTCGACCATCTCGAGCAGGATCCAGGCGGCGGCTCCGAGGCCCGGCATCGAGGCCAGGCGCAGGCGAGGCGGTGGGATCGAACCGTTCTCCGACCCGATCCGCCAACTCGGCGCGCTGAGGAGGCCCGTGTTCGACAGCGGTGCCGGGCGAGCGCCGGCGGTCGGGCTCGCGCCGACGCGCCTTGACCTCCTCGGGGAGCGGCGGGAGCTGCGGCCCGGAAGTCAGCCGGACGGCTACCGGTCGTCCCCGCTCATCAACGGCGAGGTGGGTCTTGCTGCTCAGGGGGCGCCCGACCGCCTCACCTCGACCACCGAGACCGGGACGCCACGACGCGCCGCGCCCCTTCTCGCCGTTCCGGGCTTGCGGGCCCCGGCGGCGTGCCGACGCGGACGGCATCGCCGGCCAGGCGTCGAACCCGCACGGGTCGGTCGGGGTCGTCGACGGGGCGGGCCATGCATACCCCCAGCAATCTGAGGGTGGGGGAGCAACCGGGCACGGGTGGGCGGACGTCGCGCGGCGCGCCGGTGAGCGTCGGGTGCGGGAGAGCGGGGGCCCGCCGGGCAGGCGTAAAAAGAAGCGCACCCACGGACCCCCGCGATCACCGGAGGGTCAGAGCTGGCCGCCGGCGTCGACGACGTGGGTGGTGCCGGTGACGTACCGGCCGGCGTCGCTGACCAGGTAGAGGATCGCGTTGCTGATGTCGGCCGGCTCGATCGCGGCGATCGGCAGCTTGTTCAGCTGGAGCGCGGCCTCTTCGAAGTCGGCCCGGGTCGGGTGCTCCAGGTCGGGGCGGAACAGCTTGTAGGTCGGCTCGTTGAGGATCATGCCGGTCGCGACCGTCGTCGGGTGGATCGTGTTGACCCGGATGCTCTCCGGCGCGAGCTCCTTGGCCAGCACCTTCGCGAACATGACCAGACCGGCCTTGGCCGCCGAGTAGTGCGCGGTGTTGTTGTTCGCGTAGATCGCGGCGAGCGAGCTGGTGATGACCACCGAACCACCCCGGCCACCGGCCCGGACGTGCGGCACCGCGGCCTTGATCGTCTTCCACTGGCCGGTCAGGTTGATCTCGATCATCTCGTCCCAGACCTCCTCGTCCATCTCGAGGGTCGAGGCCGGGGTGGAGATGCCGGCGTTGGCCAGCACGATGTCGAGGCGGCCGAGCTCGGCGACGCCCTGATCGGCCGCGGCCTTCAGCGCGGCGAAGTCGCGGATGTCCACCTCGGACGCGATGATCCGCCGGTCGAGGGCCTCGACCTGCTTGACGGTCTCGGCGAGGTCCTCGGGGGTGGCCATCGGGTAGGGGACGGTGTCGGCCTGCTTGCAGACGTCGACCGCGATGATGTCGGCACCCTCGCGGGCCAGGGTCAACGCGTGGCTGCGGCCCTGGCCGCGGGCGGCGCCGGTGATGAAGGCGACTTTGCCCTCGAGCTGTCCCATGTGTTGCTCCTTCAGCGGTTGATCCAGGCCGGCAGGCACTGCACGAGTGCGTCGACCAGGTCGTCCAGCGAGTGCTGGGGGTCTGGGGTGGCCAGCCAGGTGCCGAGCACGCCGAGGACACCGCCGGCCAGGAAGTGGGCGGTCAGGAGCGGGTCGGCGTGCGGCGGGCGGTTCGGGTGGCGGGAGAGGGCCTCGACCGCTCGCTCCACGTAGGCGGCGGTGATCGCCTGCTTGACCGCCGGGGCCGCTCCCGGGCCGAGGAGGTTCGCGTACGACGTCCGGCGTTCGTCGACGAACCGGACGATGTCGACGAGGGCCCGGCGGCTGGCGTCGGCCGGCGTGACCGCGTGTTCCGACCGCAGCACGATGTCGGCGTTCGCGACGACGTCGAAGAGCTCGCCGAGCGCGTGGACG
Coding sequences:
- a CDS encoding SPFH domain-containing protein, producing MGLMDKIRGEFIDIIEWLDDSRDTIVWRFPRYQNEIKMGAKLIVRESQVAVFVNEGQIADAFGPGTYTLETQNLPILSTLKGWKYGFNSPWKAEVYFVNTRVFTDMKWGTQNPVTVRDPEFGVVRLRAFGAYAVRVADPKKLLTELVGTDPQFRTEEVAEYLRQLTVSHLGSALATAQVPMIDLAAHQQEIGQRLAGVLSEELAPIGIVIPRFIIENISVPPEVEQALDKRTQMGVLGNLDQYTKFQTANAIEDAANNPGGGAGEGFGLGLGMAAGQRMAQSLNQQAPPAAAGPPPLPTSAWYLGANGQQAGPFDEAALRGQAASGALTRSTLVWKQGMASWLPAEQVPELAGVLGSVPPPLPPQ
- a CDS encoding mycofactocin-coupled SDR family oxidoreductase; this translates as MGQLEGKVAFITGAARGQGRSHALTLAREGADIIAVDVCKQADTVPYPMATPEDLAETVKQVEALDRRIIASEVDIRDFAALKAAADQGVAELGRLDIVLANAGISTPASTLEMDEEVWDEMIEINLTGQWKTIKAAVPHVRAGGRGGSVVITSSLAAIYANNNTAHYSAAKAGLVMFAKVLAKELAPESIRVNTIHPTTVATGMILNEPTYKLFRPDLEHPTRADFEEAALQLNKLPIAAIEPADISNAILYLVSDAGRYVTGTTHVVDAGGQL
- a CDS encoding TetR/AcrR family transcriptional regulator, with translation MTRPMVGNTDPRAVRTREKLVAAFHDAVRTQDPATMTVAALTRAAGVNRTSFYTHFESPEDLAVHALGELFDVVANADIVLRSEHAVTPADASRRALVDIVRFVDERRTSYANLLGPGAAPAVKQAITAAYVERAVEALSRHPNRPPHADPLLTAHFLAGGVLGVLGTWLATPDPQHSLDDLVDALVQCLPAWINR